The window AACGCCTTGGGTGAAGCGCCCGCTGGCCTGGGTGCCCGAGGCGGATGCCGCTTTCAAGGTGCGCTCATCGATGGCATGGATACCGTCGACTTCATCCACCGGCACCACCACCGGGCCATCCTGCGCGGCGATGATCAGCATGCGCGGCATGATGCGCCCGCCGCTGGCACCACGGGTCGTGGCATCCAGGCCGAGCAGCTCCACCAGCGACAGGCACGCCACCAGCGCGCCACGCACATTGGCCACGCCGAGCAAGGCGCGGGAACGCTGATGCGGCAGGGAATGAATCGGTTGCAGCGGCGCCACTTCCACCAGGCAGCGGGTGGCAATGCCCAGCCATTCTTCGCCGAGGCGAAACATCAGCAGGGAACGGGTGACCACGTCCTCGCCCCGTTCGACGGCGGCGTGCGGGCGATGGGCCTCCCGCTGCAAGGCGTAACGGTCGAGCAAGCGCGTGGCGGCCGCCGAGTACACCGAGCAGTTACGGCAATGGATATGGTCAGCCAGCAGCGGGCAGGACTTATCGCCATGGATACCGATGCGGTTCCAGCAGTCGTCGATGGCTTGGGCATCGGCCAGGGTCAAGGCCAGGCCTGCGGTGTCGAGCGCCTCGGTGTT of the Pseudomonas azadiae genome contains:
- a CDS encoding chemotaxis protein CheW yields the protein MNNTEALDTAGLALTLADAQAIDDCWNRIGIHGDKSCPLLADHIHCRNCSVYSAAATRLLDRYALQREAHRPHAAVERGEDVVTRSLLMFRLGEEWLGIATRCLVEVAPLQPIHSLPHQRSRALLGVANVRGALVACLSLVELLGLDATTRGASGGRIMPRMLIIAAQDGPVVVPVDEVDGIHAIDERTLKAASASGTQASGRFTQGVLQWKGRSLRWLDEAQLLSAVTRSLT